CCGCATCACCTGGGACAGTCGGCTGTGAAGTGCGAAGCGGTACGACTGCGCCGCCCCCTCCCGCAGAAGGCGGGCCATCCACTTCTTCACGGCCATCTCATCGACCGCCATCAGCGGCAGAGGGCCGAACTCCTCACGGATCTGCGCCAGATGCACCTTCGCCTGCCGCACAGTCGACACACGCTTCGCGTAGGACTCGATCCACAGATCGCACCACTCGTCGACCGTGAGCTTCTTGTCCTTCGGATCGACGTAGGCGTTAGTCACCAGCGCGGCCGTGACCTCGTCGAGCCAGCGATCACCGTCGACCTTCCGGACAAAGTGCCGGGCGTGCTCTTTGCCGGCTAGGTCGCGGTACCGGGCCCGCCACTTACCGTTCGGCCTCTTCTTGATGCTCTTGCTCGCCATTCCCTGCCCTCTCCGCCGCGCTCTTGACCTCGGCCTGGTACTGCTCCTGAGCCCGCTGGAGCTCGACCAGCGCCAAGTGATGCTGCTGTCGCGCCGCCTCTAGCTGGCCTGTCGCGTGCTGGTGGGCCCTCTCCAGCTCACTCACGCGCTGCTGTGCCGCTTCCGCAAGAGCGCGCACCTCGGCCAGCTGAACCGTCGCCGACGCAAGGTGATAGTCGTCGATCGGGACGGTCAAGAGATCGGAAATCGTGATACCGAAGACGGCGGCCAGCGATGCCGCCTCGTTGACCCTGATCGGACGGTCCGCGGCCTCCGTCTTGGCCACGGTGGTCTGTCGCCACGGCTGACCCTGGTCTTTCATGCGCGTGGCCAGCTCTTGCTGGGACCAGCCGCGCGCCAGGCGCAGGGCTTTCACCCGTCGACCGACGACGTCTTCGGCTGTCCCCAATGCGTCGCCCAAGGTACGAGGGGTCTCTTCCGTTGACTGCGTTTGATCCTCCACAGGAATAGACGTTAGTGCTTGCTGGGGTTGACCACAACTAGACGTTGCTGTAATCCTGCTGGGCATAGCGCTCAATCCCCACGGAGGATCACATGAAGCGCAGCACCATCGCGCCCAGCGCCGGAGAACCTCGGTACCTGACCACGGACGAAGTCGCCACGCGGTACCGAACTGCCCCCAGCACCGTTCGGTACTGGAAGCACATCGGCTACATCCCCGGTGCGGTGAAGCGCGGGCGCCGGACGCTCTACGCCATTGCCGTACTCGACGCTTGGGATGCGGAGCAGACCGGGGGCGCCGCGGCATGAGCCCGAACAACAACGAACCCCGAGAGGCCCTACCTCCCGGGGTTCGCGAAGACCAAGCAGCGGGCGGCAGCAGGTCTGTTGCTGCCACGGTAGCGCAGCCCTCGGACATGCCGGTAGCGCGACCGGTGCCCGTGCAGACGTCCGGTCGGCTGGAGTTCGCGGCCCGGTGTCCCGAGTGCCGTAACTGGCACAGGCACATCGGTCTCGGCGAGAAAGACGCCCCCTGTGGCGCCCACTACCTCCTGCAGTTCAAAACCAAGCTGCAGGGGGCGGCATGAGCAACCACGAGAACGCACTCGACAACGCGCTCCGAGCAGCCGCACAGGACTACGCCGTAGCCCCGACCACGATCAACAAGACGCCAGCGATCCCGTCCCCGCACGACAAAGGGCACAGCTGCAAGGGGCAGTGCGGGCAGCCCGGACACGGCGTTTACGACGCCACCACCAACGCGGCTGATGTACGTCGCCTGTTCGCGCTCGCCCCGAAAGCGGTCGGCTACCTGATCGCCTGCCGTGGGCGCCTGGTCGGTCTCGACATCGACCGGAAGAACGGGGTCGACGGGTACGCCACCCTCGCCGGGCTCGGCCATGAGCACGGGTTCGCCATCCCTGAGATGACCACCACTGTGTTCACACCGTCCGGCGGTGCACACCTGTGGATGACCGTCCCCGAGGGCGTCACCGTGCCGAACTCCGTCGGACGGATCGGCGCCGGGCTCGACGTTCGCGGGACCGGCGGCTACGTCGTCGGCCCTGGGTCCACCGGCCGCGCCGGCGTGTACGTCTTCCACCCGGACCTCGGGTACACCGATCCGCAGCCGGTACCGGAACAGCTGCTCCGCTTGATGCTGCCTCCGGCCCCTCTCGTCCGCCCCCAGCGTCGCTCCTCCCCCATGCCTGGCGACGCTGCGGGGCGGGCCCTCGAAGGGCTCGTAAACGTCGTGCTCAACGCCCCCCAGGGTGAGCGGAACTCCAAGTTGTATTGGGCCGCCAGCAAAGCGTGGGCGCACGTAGGAGACGGGCATCTCGCGGCCGGGGACGTCGAGGCTGAGCTGATCGCGGCGGCCGTACAGGTCGGTCTGTCCGACGGCGAGGCCCGCCGCACCGTCACCTCCGCGGAACGCGGGGTGAGGGCGTGACAGACCCCGCGGACATGAGTCCCGCTGAGATCTTGACCGAGCTCAAGGAGACGATGCAGGACTACGTCATCTTCCCGAGCGAGGAAGCGGCCATCGCCACCACGCTGTGGACCGCGGCCACTTACGGGCAGCAGGCATGGCAGCACGCTCCGCGGCTAGTGATCACGGGTCCGACGAAACGCTGCGGCAAGTCCCGGCTGATGGACGTGATCTATGAGGCGACTCACCGGCCGCTGATCACGGTCAACTCGACGGTAGCCGCGGTCTTCCGGAGCATCGGCGACGACCCGCCGACGCTCCTCGTCGACGAGGCGGACACCATCTTCGGGTCGGCCAAGGTGGCTGAGAGCAACGAGGAACTGCGCGGCCTGCTCAACGCGGGGCACCAGCGGAACAGGCCCACCCTGCGCGTCGTCGGGGTCGGCACCGAGCAGACGGTGAAGGAGTTTCCTACCTTCTGTATGGCAGGCATCGCCGGTATCGGCGACATGCCCGACACCATCATGGACCGAGCGGTCATCATCCAGATGCGACGCCGCGCCCCGCACGAGCACGTGAAGCCCTTCCGTACACGAAGGGACGCGCCCCGGCTCAAAACCCTGGGCATGCGGCTCTCATCCTGGCTGCGGGAAATCACAGATGAACTGTGCGGCTACGAGCCGGAGATGCCCCTTGAAGACCGCGCGGCCGATACCTGGGAACCCCTGATCATCGTCGCGGATCTCGCCGGGGATGTGTGGCCGAAGCTGGCGCGCGAAGCAGCACTCAAGATCCTGGGCGAGCGCGACGAGTCCGACGGAAGCGGCTCACAGGAGAGCCGGATCCTCCTCGACTGCCGGAAGGCATTCAGGGGCGCCGGCTGGCCGCCCGAGATGACTACAGAGGATCTGCTCACGGCTCTGAATGCCGATAAGGAAGCCCCCTGGGCGGAGTACGGACCGAACGGTCTGACCGCTCGGCGCCTCGGAATCATGCTGGAGAAGTACGGCGTCCGGTCGGGCAACATCCGCCCCGCAGACGGTCCTCAGCGCAAGGGATTCCTGCGCCTCAAGTTCGAGGATCCGTGGTCCCGTTACTGCCCGCCGGACAAGCCGCAACCCGTCCCGCGTGATGACCCGTCCCAACCGTCCCAAGCGTCGCTTCCCTGGTCAGCGCGGGACGGGTCCCATACCTGGGACGGGTCAACCCGTACCAGCGAAACAACCCGTACCAGCCTGACCAGCGGAAACGACGTTGGGACGGTTGGGACGGGTACCGACGAGAACCTGCATGCGGAGGCGTCGTGAAGTACGTCGAAGATTCCCCTATCGCCCTCACCACCGCGGCGCCCGGCTGGTACGTGAGGACCTCCAGCAGCACCGACAACTCGTATCCGATCGTCGCGTGGGCAACCGTCCTCCAGACCTACAGCGCGGACGGGGCCGCTGTTACGACCATCGAACCGGTCTTCCTGTACGGCGGTGTCCTGCACACGTCGAGTGAGTGGTACGAGGCCATGGGCCAGGACAACAGGA
The nucleotide sequence above comes from Streptomyces sp. N50. Encoded proteins:
- a CDS encoding helix-turn-helix transcriptional regulator; this translates as MGDALGTAEDVVGRRVKALRLARGWSQQELATRMKDQGQPWRQTTVAKTEAADRPIRVNEAASLAAVFGITISDLLTVPIDDYHLASATVQLAEVRALAEAAQQRVSELERAHQHATGQLEAARQQHHLALVELQRAQEQYQAEVKSAAERAGNGEQEHQEEAER
- a CDS encoding helix-turn-helix transcriptional regulator — protein: MKRSTIAPSAGEPRYLTTDEVATRYRTAPSTVRYWKHIGYIPGAVKRGRRTLYAIAVLDAWDAEQTGGAAA
- a CDS encoding bifunctional DNA primase/polymerase, whose product is MSNHENALDNALRAAAQDYAVAPTTINKTPAIPSPHDKGHSCKGQCGQPGHGVYDATTNAADVRRLFALAPKAVGYLIACRGRLVGLDIDRKNGVDGYATLAGLGHEHGFAIPEMTTTVFTPSGGAHLWMTVPEGVTVPNSVGRIGAGLDVRGTGGYVVGPGSTGRAGVYVFHPDLGYTDPQPVPEQLLRLMLPPAPLVRPQRRSSPMPGDAAGRALEGLVNVVLNAPQGERNSKLYWAASKAWAHVGDGHLAAGDVEAELIAAAVQVGLSDGEARRTVTSAERGVRA
- a CDS encoding DUF3631 domain-containing protein translates to MTELKETMQDYVIFPSEEAAIATTLWTAATYGQQAWQHAPRLVITGPTKRCGKSRLMDVIYEATHRPLITVNSTVAAVFRSIGDDPPTLLVDEADTIFGSAKVAESNEELRGLLNAGHQRNRPTLRVVGVGTEQTVKEFPTFCMAGIAGIGDMPDTIMDRAVIIQMRRRAPHEHVKPFRTRRDAPRLKTLGMRLSSWLREITDELCGYEPEMPLEDRAADTWEPLIIVADLAGDVWPKLAREAALKILGERDESDGSGSQESRILLDCRKAFRGAGWPPEMTTEDLLTALNADKEAPWAEYGPNGLTARRLGIMLEKYGVRSGNIRPADGPQRKGFLRLKFEDPWSRYCPPDKPQPVPRDDPSQPSQASLPWSARDGSHTWDGSTRTSETTRTSLTSGNDVGTVGTGTDENLHAEAS